A genome region from Paracoccus stylophorae includes the following:
- a CDS encoding [protein-PII] uridylyltransferase, giving the protein MQSAPALPGAHELFDPYSILATLDRRLEGLDDPRDIRAATVAFLSTARQDAMADVEAGFASHPRAARETVRAIAALTDGIVTAVHHVATVKLHPQHSAADGEKLAVLAVGGYGRAEMAPASDVDLLFLTPWKITPWAESVVESMLYMMWDLKLKIGHSIRTVDDCLRLGEGDMTIRTSLVEHRLVTGHAPLAQELRDRLWSELFDRTVPEFIEAKLEERSARHQRQGGQRYVLEPNVKEGKGGLRDLQTLYWIAKYIHRVERAVELVDLGVFSREEHLAFWQAEDFLWAVRCHLHLIAGRLVDALTFDMQVEVARRMGYADSDARRGVEYFMQDYFRHATRVGELTRVFLTELESRHVRSAPFFGRFFRRRRKLRDGFVDQHGRLGIRDEAVFLQDPLNILRLFAEALRTGILIHPDAMRLVAANLDLIDDRMRHDPEAIRIFMGLLLKHGNPERSLRRMNELGVLAAFIPEFQPVVAMMQFNVYHHYTVDEHSIQCVAALAEIERGEHSDDLPLSHGIMGSGINRRVLYLATLLHDIGKGRPEDHSILGARIARRIATRFGFSQDDVETVEWLVRNHLLMSDVAQKRDISDPRTLRDFAKAVKTRKRLDLLLVLTVCDIRGVGPGVWNNWKAALLRKLHQETAAALENGLEELNRDKRQNEAKRALRHLLIAKGWDAKEIRAELGRHYDSYWPSLPTETQAVFATLLHQIAADDIRIDLRADTDRDATRAAFVLADHPGIFSRLCGALTLMGANVVDARTYTTRDGYATAVFWIQDAEGRPFSEDRLPRLRQTILRTLNGEIVAREAFASRDKPKKRNREFRFPTHITFDNEGSDIYTIIEVDTRDRPGLLYDLTRTMAANHIQIVSAVIATFGAQVVDSFYVKDMFGLKLHSDARREALEKKLRAAIADGAKRAEA; this is encoded by the coding sequence GTGCAAAGCGCCCCGGCCCTGCCCGGGGCGCATGAATTGTTCGACCCCTACAGCATTCTGGCGACGCTGGACCGGCGGCTGGAGGGGCTTGACGATCCGCGCGACATCCGCGCGGCGACGGTCGCGTTCCTGTCCACCGCCCGGCAGGACGCGATGGCCGATGTCGAGGCCGGGTTTGCCAGCCATCCCCGCGCCGCGCGCGAGACGGTGCGCGCCATCGCCGCGCTGACCGACGGCATCGTGACGGCGGTGCACCATGTGGCCACGGTCAAGCTGCATCCCCAGCACAGCGCCGCAGACGGCGAAAAGCTGGCGGTGCTGGCGGTCGGCGGCTACGGCCGGGCCGAGATGGCGCCCGCATCCGATGTGGACCTGCTGTTCCTGACCCCGTGGAAGATCACGCCCTGGGCCGAAAGCGTGGTCGAATCCATGCTGTACATGATGTGGGACCTGAAGCTGAAGATCGGCCATTCCATCCGCACGGTGGACGACTGTCTGCGTCTGGGCGAGGGCGACATGACCATCCGCACCTCGCTGGTCGAACATCGACTGGTCACCGGCCACGCGCCGCTGGCGCAAGAGTTGCGCGACCGGCTGTGGTCCGAACTGTTCGACCGCACCGTTCCCGAATTCATCGAGGCCAAGCTGGAGGAACGCAGCGCCCGGCATCAGCGCCAGGGCGGCCAGCGTTACGTGCTGGAACCCAACGTCAAGGAAGGCAAGGGCGGGCTGCGCGATCTTCAGACGCTGTACTGGATCGCGAAATACATCCACCGCGTGGAACGCGCGGTCGAGCTGGTCGATCTGGGCGTGTTCAGCCGCGAGGAACATCTGGCCTTCTGGCAAGCCGAGGATTTCCTGTGGGCGGTGCGCTGCCATCTGCACCTGATCGCGGGAAGGCTGGTCGATGCGCTGACCTTCGACATGCAGGTCGAGGTTGCGCGGCGCATGGGCTATGCCGACAGCGACGCCCGGCGCGGGGTCGAATATTTCATGCAGGACTATTTCCGCCACGCGACCCGCGTGGGCGAACTGACCCGCGTGTTCCTGACCGAACTGGAATCGCGCCATGTCCGCAGCGCGCCGTTTTTCGGCCGCTTCTTTCGCCGGCGCCGCAAGCTGAGGGACGGATTCGTCGATCAGCACGGCAGGCTGGGGATCAGGGACGAGGCCGTTTTCCTGCAAGACCCGCTGAACATCCTGCGCCTGTTCGCCGAGGCGCTGCGCACGGGCATCCTGATCCACCCCGACGCGATGCGGCTGGTCGCCGCCAATCTGGACCTGATCGACGACCGGATGCGCCACGACCCCGAGGCGATCCGCATCTTCATGGGCCTGCTGCTGAAACACGGAAATCCTGAACGCAGCCTGCGCCGCATGAATGAGTTGGGCGTGCTGGCCGCCTTCATCCCCGAATTCCAGCCGGTCGTCGCGATGATGCAGTTCAACGTCTATCACCACTATACCGTGGACGAACATTCGATCCAGTGCGTCGCCGCCTTGGCCGAGATCGAGCGCGGCGAACATTCCGACGATCTGCCGCTGTCGCACGGCATCATGGGGTCGGGGATCAATCGGCGGGTGCTGTATCTGGCGACGCTGCTGCACGATATCGGCAAGGGCCGCCCCGAGGATCATTCGATCCTGGGCGCCCGCATCGCCCGCCGCATCGCCACCCGCTTCGGCTTCAGCCAGGACGATGTCGAGACGGTCGAATGGCTGGTCCGCAACCATCTGCTGATGTCCGACGTGGCGCAGAAGCGCGACATCTCGGACCCGCGCACGCTGCGCGATTTTGCCAAGGCAGTGAAAACCCGCAAGCGGCTGGATCTGCTGCTGGTGCTGACGGTCTGCGACATTCGCGGCGTCGGCCCCGGCGTCTGGAACAACTGGAAGGCGGCGCTGCTGCGCAAGCTGCACCAGGAAACCGCCGCCGCGCTGGAAAACGGGCTTGAGGAGCTGAACCGCGACAAGCGCCAGAACGAGGCCAAGCGCGCGCTGCGCCATCTGCTGATCGCCAAGGGATGGGACGCGAAGGAAATCCGGGCCGAGCTGGGCCGTCACTATGACAGCTACTGGCCCAGCCTGCCCACCGAGACGCAGGCGGTGTTTGCCACGCTGCTGCACCAGATCGCGGCCGACGACATCCGCATCGACCTGCGCGCCGACACGGATCGCGACGCGACGCGCGCGGCCTTCGTGCTGGCCGATCATCCGGGCATCTTTTCGCGGCTGTGCGGGGCGCTGACGCTGATGGGCGCGAATGTGGTCGATGCGCGGACCTATACCACCCGCGACGGCTATGCGACGGCGGTGTTCTGGATCCAGGACGCCGAGGGCCGCCCGTTCAGCGAGGATCGGCTGCCGCGGCTGCGCCAGACCATCCTGCGCACGCTGAACGGCGAAATCGTCGCGCGCGAGGCGTTCGCCAGCCGCGACAAGCCGAAAAAGCGCAACCGAGAATTCCGCTTTCCCACCCATATCACCTTCGATAACGAAGGCAGCGACATCTATACCATCATCGAGGTGGACACGCGCGACCGGCCCGGCCTGCTTTACGACCTGACCCGCACGATGGCCGCCAACCATATCCAGATCGTCAGCGCCGTCATCGCCACGTTCGGCGCGCAGGTCGTCGACAGCTTTTACGTCAAGGACATGTTCGGGCTGAAGCTGCACAGCGATGCAAGGCGCGAGGCGCTTGAGAAAAAGCTGCGCGCGGCGATCGCCGACGGGGCAAAACGGGCAGAGGCATAG
- a CDS encoding penicillin-binding protein activator produces the protein MFASATTRPFARLRRTICRTGAVVTALFLAACDTVGMGEQATGPSIGRLIDPGQPVQVALLAPGGSGSANLEWLARSLKNAARMAASDAQGANIDLRIYDSGGSTEQAVAQANAAADAGAQIIIGPLFAEAANAVGHAMRPREINVLSFSNNAEIAGGNVFILGNSFANVADRLVGFGVRNRKRNIYVVAENDVAGQIGGRAIETAIARNGARLVGRSNHPVSVSGVDAVTPQIVAAAQSGRVDAVFMTANNQAVLPYLTEKLAAAGVTSQVTQFMGLTRWDQPASRLSLPQLQNGWFAIPDQSLQRQFESRYRSAYGEQPHELASLAYDGVAAIASLVRAGKRNALTTSGLTQRSGFSGVGGVFRLRPDGTIQRGLAVATIRGNQVVILDPAPRGFGGVGF, from the coding sequence ATGTTTGCATCTGCCACAACCCGGCCCTTCGCAAGGCTGCGTCGCACGATCTGCCGCACCGGCGCGGTGGTCACGGCCCTGTTTCTTGCAGCCTGCGACACGGTCGGGATGGGCGAGCAGGCCACCGGGCCCAGCATCGGCCGGCTGATCGACCCCGGCCAGCCGGTGCAGGTCGCGCTTCTGGCGCCGGGGGGCAGCGGTTCGGCCAACCTGGAATGGCTGGCCCGCAGCCTGAAGAACGCCGCCCGCATGGCGGCCTCGGACGCGCAGGGTGCGAATATCGACCTGCGCATCTATGACAGCGGCGGCAGCACCGAACAGGCCGTGGCGCAGGCCAATGCGGCCGCCGATGCCGGCGCGCAGATCATCATCGGGCCGCTGTTCGCCGAGGCCGCCAACGCCGTCGGCCACGCCATGCGCCCGCGCGAGATCAACGTGCTGTCATTCTCGAACAACGCCGAGATCGCCGGCGGCAACGTCTTCATCCTTGGCAACAGCTTTGCCAATGTCGCCGACCGGCTGGTCGGCTTCGGCGTCAGGAACCGCAAGCGCAACATCTATGTCGTGGCCGAAAACGACGTGGCCGGCCAGATCGGCGGCCGCGCGATCGAGACCGCCATCGCCCGCAACGGCGCGCGTCTGGTCGGGCGCAGCAACCACCCCGTCTCGGTCAGCGGCGTCGATGCGGTCACGCCGCAGATCGTCGCGGCGGCGCAGTCGGGCCGGGTGGACGCCGTGTTCATGACCGCCAACAACCAGGCCGTCCTGCCCTATCTGACCGAAAAACTGGCCGCGGCCGGGGTCACCTCGCAGGTGACGCAGTTCATGGGGCTGACGCGGTGGGATCAGCCCGCGTCGCGGCTGTCGCTGCCGCAGTTGCAGAACGGCTGGTTCGCGATTCCCGACCAGAGCCTGCAACGCCAGTTCGAATCCCGCTATCGGTCGGCCTATGGCGAGCAGCCGCACGAACTAGCCAGCCTGGCCTATGACGGCGTCGCGGCGATTGCCTCGCTGGTGCGCGCGGGCAAGCGCAACGCGCTGACCACATCGGGGCTGACGCAGCGGTCGGGCTTCTCGGGCGTCGGCGGCGTCTTCCGGCTGCGGCCCGACGGCACCATCCAGCGCGGGCTGGCCGTCGCCACGATCCGCGGCAATCAGGTCGTGATCCTTGATCCTGCGCCGCGTGGGTTTGGCGGCGTCGGGTTCTGA
- the rsmI gene encoding 16S rRNA (cytidine(1402)-2'-O)-methyltransferase, with product MSEKTTAPPQRLQAHVAADRLEPGLYLVATPIGTARDITLRALDVLNAADLLAAEDTRVMRHLMDIHGIPLRGRRVVSYHDHNAPRTGPKLMEALAEGASVAYASDAGTPLIADPGYRLAREAAQAGARVHVVPGPSAALAALSLSGLPTDRFLFAGFPPATASARATWLRHWAQTDATLILFESPRRVNQTLKELCEIDPNRVTVVARELTKKFEEVIRGTAQELARDPRISSLKGEVVLLLDRPSAARVEPRDVEHALRARMGAMSVKDAVREVSGELGQKRRDVYQIALSLTKQDD from the coding sequence ATGAGCGAAAAAACGACCGCACCGCCGCAGCGCCTGCAGGCCCATGTCGCCGCCGACCGGCTGGAACCGGGCCTGTATCTGGTTGCAACCCCCATCGGGACGGCGCGCGACATCACGCTGCGGGCGCTGGACGTGCTGAATGCGGCCGATCTGCTGGCGGCCGAGGATACGCGGGTGATGCGCCATCTGATGGACATTCACGGCATTCCGCTGCGCGGGCGTCGGGTCGTGTCCTATCACGACCACAACGCCCCGCGCACCGGCCCGAAGCTGATGGAAGCGCTGGCCGAGGGGGCCAGCGTGGCCTATGCGTCGGACGCCGGCACGCCGCTGATCGCCGATCCCGGTTACCGTCTGGCGCGCGAGGCGGCGCAGGCGGGGGCGCGGGTGCATGTCGTGCCCGGCCCTTCGGCCGCGCTGGCGGCGCTGAGCCTGTCGGGCCTTCCCACCGACCGTTTCCTGTTCGCAGGCTTTCCGCCCGCGACAGCCTCCGCCCGCGCGACATGGCTGCGGCACTGGGCGCAGACGGATGCCACGCTGATCCTGTTCGAAAGCCCCAGGCGCGTTAACCAGACATTGAAGGAGTTGTGCGAGATTGATCCGAATCGCGTTACCGTGGTGGCACGCGAACTGACCAAGAAATTCGAGGAGGTGATTCGGGGCACGGCACAGGAACTGGCGCGCGATCCGCGCATCTCGTCGCTGAAGGGCGAGGTGGTTCTGCTGCTGGACCGCCCTTCGGCGGCCCGGGTCGAGCCGAGGGACGTGGAACACGCCTTGCGCGCCCGGATGGGCGCGATGTCGGTGAAGGACGCCGTGCGCGAGGTGTCCGGGGAACTGGGCCAAAAGCGGCGCGATGTGTATCAGATCGCGCTGTCGCTGACGAAACAGGACGATTGA
- a CDS encoding YraN family protein, with product MAEDGVARHLEARGMRVIARRWRGRAGEIDLILRDGACVVFVEVKQAATHAEAGLRLRRPQMDRICAAASEYCGTLPQGLLTEMRLDVALVDAAGRIEMIDNAFAEA from the coding sequence ATGGCCGAAGACGGCGTCGCCCGTCATCTGGAGGCGCGGGGCATGCGCGTGATCGCCCGGCGCTGGCGCGGCCGGGCAGGCGAGATCGACCTGATCCTTCGCGACGGCGCCTGCGTCGTGTTCGTCGAGGTCAAGCAGGCCGCCACCCATGCCGAGGCGGGTCTGCGTCTGCGGCGACCGCAGATGGATCGAATCTGCGCCGCCGCATCCGAATATTGCGGCACCCTGCCGCAGGGCCTGCTGACCGAGATGCGCCTTGACGTGGCACTGGTGGACGCGGCGGGGCGGATCGAGATGATCGACAATGCCTTTGCCGAAGCCTAG
- the gshB gene encoding glutathione synthase — protein MSLYVALQMDPIEDVAIKADSSFRIALEAEARGHRLFQYTVDRLRYDEGKVIARGRPVSVQAVEGDHVRFGDWAEVELTEFDVVWLRQDPPFDMAYVTSTHLLDRVHPATLVVNDPFWVRNFPEKLMVLDFPDLTPPTMIARDLSAFRRFRERHGEIIVKPLYGNGGAGVFHLRPDDPNLSALLETFADINREPMIAQKYLAGVTRGDKRIILVDGDPVGAINRVPLEGEARSNMHVGGRAEKIGLTEREHEICRRIGPVLRDKGLIFTGIDVIDGWLTEINVTSPTGIQELERFDGVNAAALIWDAIERRLAAR, from the coding sequence ATGAGCCTTTACGTCGCCCTGCAGATGGACCCGATCGAGGATGTCGCAATAAAAGCCGACAGCAGCTTCCGCATCGCGCTTGAGGCCGAGGCGCGCGGACATCGCCTGTTCCAGTATACCGTCGATCGGCTTCGCTATGACGAAGGAAAGGTGATCGCGCGGGGCCGCCCGGTCAGCGTGCAGGCGGTCGAGGGCGATCATGTCCGGTTCGGCGACTGGGCCGAGGTCGAGTTGACCGAATTCGACGTGGTCTGGCTGCGCCAGGATCCGCCGTTCGACATGGCCTATGTCACCTCGACCCATCTTCTGGATCGCGTTCACCCTGCCACGCTGGTCGTCAACGATCCGTTCTGGGTGCGGAACTTTCCCGAAAAGCTGATGGTGCTGGATTTTCCCGATCTGACGCCGCCCACGATGATCGCGCGCGATCTGTCGGCGTTCCGGCGGTTCCGCGAACGCCACGGCGAGATCATCGTGAAGCCGCTTTATGGCAATGGCGGGGCGGGCGTGTTTCATCTGCGGCCGGACGATCCGAATCTGTCGGCGCTTCTGGAAACCTTCGCCGACATCAACCGCGAGCCGATGATCGCGCAGAAATATCTGGCCGGGGTGACGCGCGGCGACAAGCGCATCATCCTGGTCGATGGCGACCCGGTCGGCGCGATCAACCGCGTTCCGCTGGAGGGAGAGGCGCGGTCGAACATGCATGTGGGCGGTCGCGCCGAGAAGATCGGACTGACCGAGCGTGAACACGAAATCTGCCGCCGGATCGGTCCGGTCCTGCGCGACAAGGGGCTGATCTTCACCGGGATCGACGTGATCGACGGCTGGTTGACGGAAATCAACGTCACCTCGCCCACCGGCATTCAGGAGCTTGAGCGTTTCGACGGCGTCAACGCCGCCGCGCTGATCTGGGATGCCATCGAACGCAGGCTGGCCGCGCGCTGA
- a CDS encoding YifB family Mg chelatase-like AAA ATPase, which translates to MVAIAYSVAFEGVEARLVEVQCSVSVGLPTFGIVGLPDKAVSEARERVRAAFGALSVAMPNKRLTVNLSPADLPKEGSHFDLPIALAVLAALDIVPADELARCVCLGELALDGRLVAVTGALPAAMAASEDDRALICPQQCGPEAAWVEAVPVIAPATLREVVDHLTDRQPLARARPGTIGAAPPAGCLSDVKGQERAKRALEIAAAGRHHLLMVGPPGAGKSMLAARLAGLMPPLTPVEALETSMIHSLAGTLEDGGISRRAPFREPHHTASMAAIVGGGRGAKPGEISLAHNGVLFMDEFPEFSRQVLETLRQPIETGEVVVARANAHIRYPCRFLLVAAANPCRCGHLADAAQACPRAPICGSDYMGKISGPLMDRFDLRFEVPAVSFHDLELPGTGETSDLIGQRVAEARQIQTRRFRDLPRIRANADASGAVLDRIAAPDSQGRALIVKAAERLGLTARGYHRILRTARTIADLDGSEDVRAPHLAEAISYRLPFVAGG; encoded by the coding sequence ATGGTCGCGATCGCATATTCGGTCGCTTTCGAGGGGGTCGAGGCGCGGCTGGTCGAGGTGCAGTGCTCCGTCTCGGTCGGCCTGCCCACCTTCGGCATCGTCGGCCTGCCCGACAAGGCGGTCAGCGAGGCGCGCGAACGCGTGCGCGCGGCCTTTGGCGCGCTGTCGGTGGCGATGCCGAACAAGCGGCTGACCGTCAACCTCTCGCCCGCCGACCTGCCGAAAGAGGGGTCGCATTTCGACCTGCCCATCGCGCTTGCCGTGCTTGCGGCGCTGGACATCGTTCCGGCCGACGAACTCGCCCGCTGCGTCTGCCTGGGCGAACTGGCGCTGGACGGGCGGCTGGTCGCGGTGACGGGCGCCCTGCCCGCCGCCATGGCCGCGTCCGAGGACGATCGGGCGCTGATCTGCCCGCAGCAATGCGGCCCCGAGGCGGCCTGGGTCGAGGCGGTGCCGGTGATCGCGCCCGCCACCCTGCGCGAGGTGGTCGATCACCTGACCGACCGCCAGCCGCTGGCGCGCGCCCGCCCCGGAACCATCGGCGCGGCCCCGCCCGCCGGCTGCCTGTCCGACGTGAAGGGGCAGGAGCGTGCCAAGCGCGCGCTGGAAATCGCCGCCGCCGGGCGCCATCATCTGCTGATGGTCGGGCCGCCCGGCGCGGGAAAATCCATGCTGGCCGCGCGGCTTGCCGGCCTGATGCCGCCGCTGACCCCGGTCGAGGCGCTGGAAACCTCGATGATCCATTCGCTGGCCGGCACGCTTGAGGATGGCGGCATCTCGCGCCGCGCGCCGTTCCGCGAACCTCACCACACCGCCTCGATGGCGGCCATCGTCGGCGGCGGCCGCGGCGCCAAGCCGGGCGAGATCAGCCTGGCCCATAACGGCGTGCTGTTCATGGACGAATTTCCCGAATTCTCGCGTCAGGTGCTGGAAACGCTGCGCCAGCCCATCGAGACGGGCGAGGTCGTGGTGGCCCGCGCCAACGCCCATATCCGCTATCCCTGCCGCTTCCTGCTGGTCGCCGCCGCCAATCCCTGCCGCTGCGGCCATCTGGCCGATGCCGCCCAGGCCTGTCCGCGCGCGCCGATCTGCGGCTCGGACTATATGGGCAAGATCTCGGGGCCGCTGATGGACCGGTTCGATCTGCGGTTCGAGGTGCCGGCGGTCAGCTTTCACGATCTGGAACTGCCGGGGACCGGCGAAACGTCAGACCTGATCGGCCAGCGCGTCGCCGAGGCGCGCCAGATCCAGACCCGGCGCTTCCGCGATCTGCCCCGCATCCGCGCCAATGCCGACGCATCCGGCGCGGTTCTGGACCGGATCGCGGCGCCCGACAGTCAGGGGCGGGCGCTGATCGTGAAGGCAGCCGAGCGGCTGGGGCTGACCGCGCGCGGCTATCACCGGATCCTGCGCACCGCCCGCACGATCGCCGATCTGGACGGATCCGAGGATGTGCGCGCACCGCATCTGGCCGAGGCGATCAGCTATCGCCTGCCCTTCGTCGCCGGCGGCTGA
- the coaBC gene encoding bifunctional phosphopantothenoylcysteine decarboxylase/phosphopantothenate--cysteine ligase CoaBC: MDGKRILLIVGGGIAAFKAPALIRLLRAEGAAVTPVLTAAGAQFTTAMTLSVLGGEAAHEGLFDISTEAEIGHIQLSRNADLVVVAPATADLMARMAQGLAGDLATTLLLATDKQVLIAPAMNVRMWQHPATQRNLELLQGDGILTVGPDQGDMACGEFGPGRMAEPEAIMAAIRGALRDEPLKLTRESQVSRGPLEGRHVLVTSGPTHEPIDPVRYLANRSSGAQGTAIAAALRDLGARVSFVTGPATVPPPEGVEVIAVETARQMRDAVQQALPADAAVMAAAVADWRVTNAGARKIKKDGSGKPPVLDMTENPDILAWVSGLTDRRPALVVGFAAETDDVIENATAKRARKGCDWIVANDVSPATGIMGGTENAVTLIRQDGVQEWPRMGKDEVARRLAREIARALA, from the coding sequence ATGGACGGCAAGCGCATCCTTTTGATCGTCGGCGGCGGCATTGCCGCCTTCAAGGCGCCGGCGCTGATCCGGCTGCTGCGCGCCGAGGGGGCGGCCGTGACGCCGGTGCTGACCGCCGCCGGCGCGCAGTTCACCACGGCGATGACGCTGTCGGTGCTGGGCGGCGAGGCCGCGCATGAAGGTCTGTTCGACATCTCGACCGAGGCCGAGATCGGGCATATCCAGCTGTCGCGCAATGCCGATCTGGTGGTCGTGGCGCCCGCGACCGCCGATCTGATGGCCCGGATGGCGCAGGGGCTGGCCGGCGATCTGGCCACGACGCTGCTGCTGGCAACTGACAAGCAGGTGCTGATCGCGCCGGCGATGAACGTGCGCATGTGGCAGCACCCGGCGACGCAGCGCAATCTGGAATTGCTTCAGGGCGACGGCATCCTGACGGTCGGGCCGGATCAGGGCGACATGGCCTGCGGCGAATTCGGGCCGGGCCGGATGGCCGAGCCCGAGGCAATCATGGCCGCCATCCGCGGCGCCCTGCGCGACGAGCCGCTGAAGCTGACGCGCGAATCGCAGGTGTCGCGCGGCCCGCTGGAGGGACGGCACGTCCTTGTGACCTCGGGCCCCACGCATGAGCCGATCGACCCGGTGCGCTATCTTGCGAACAGATCGTCGGGCGCGCAGGGGACGGCGATTGCCGCGGCGCTGCGCGATCTGGGTGCGCGGGTCAGCTTTGTGACCGGCCCGGCCACGGTGCCGCCGCCCGAGGGCGTCGAGGTGATCGCCGTCGAAACCGCACGCCAGATGCGCGACGCGGTGCAGCAGGCCCTGCCGGCGGATGCGGCGGTGATGGCCGCGGCGGTCGCCGATTGGCGCGTCACCAATGCAGGCGCGCGCAAGATCAAGAAGGACGGGTCGGGCAAGCCCCCGGTGCTGGACATGACCGAGAATCCCGACATTCTGGCATGGGTCAGCGGGCTGACGGACCGTCGCCCGGCGCTGGTCGTCGGGTTCGCGGCCGAGACCGACGATGTGATCGAGAACGCCACCGCCAAACGCGCGCGCAAGGGCTGCGACTGGATCGTGGCCAACGATGTCAGCCCCGCGACCGGAATCATGGGCGGCACCGAAAACGCCGTGACCCTGATCCGCCAGGACGGCGTGCAGGAATGGCCGCGCATGGGCAAGGACGAGGTCGCGCGCCGGCTGGCCCGCGAAATCGCGAGGGCGCTGGCATGA
- a CDS encoding cysteine desulfurase family protein yields MTRHYLDWNATTPVRPEARAAMIEAMDLAGNPSSVHTEGRAARMLLERSREQLAAALGAEGADIVFTSGTTEAATMVLAGRGIRCAAVEHSAVKVWCDPVLPVDGEGIVTVDDPARASLQLANNETGVIQDLPQGLDSSDLTQAFGKIPFAFNWLGVTAGFVSAHKLGGPKGVGALILKKGTDMPALIRGGGQEQGRRAGTENLVGIAGFAAAASAAQKELEAGLWDEVAARRDALEARLLDIAPTARIAGKNARRLPNTTCILTSGWKGETQVMQMDLAGFAVSAGSACSSGKIRASGALQAMGFSDGEAQSAIRISISPAVGRDEVNRFADAWESAYSRWRDRNGQAGRLAAGRTRDDRDHRS; encoded by the coding sequence ATGACCCGGCATTATCTGGACTGGAACGCCACCACCCCCGTCCGCCCCGAGGCGCGGGCGGCGATGATCGAGGCGATGGATCTGGCCGGAAACCCGTCCTCGGTCCATACCGAGGGGCGGGCGGCGCGGATGCTGCTGGAACGGTCGCGCGAACAGCTTGCCGCCGCGCTTGGGGCCGAGGGGGCGGATATCGTCTTCACCTCGGGCACGACCGAGGCGGCGACGATGGTGCTGGCGGGACGCGGCATCCGTTGCGCGGCGGTCGAACACAGTGCGGTCAAGGTCTGGTGCGATCCGGTGCTGCCGGTGGATGGCGAGGGCATCGTGACGGTGGACGACCCGGCGCGGGCCAGCCTGCAACTGGCCAACAACGAAACCGGCGTGATCCAGGACCTGCCGCAGGGTCTGGACAGCAGCGATCTCACCCAGGCTTTCGGCAAGATCCCGTTCGCCTTCAACTGGCTGGGCGTCACCGCGGGCTTTGTCAGCGCGCACAAGCTGGGCGGTCCCAAGGGCGTCGGCGCGCTGATCCTGAAGAAGGGCACCGACATGCCGGCGCTGATCCGGGGCGGCGGTCAGGAACAGGGGCGGCGCGCGGGCACCGAGAATCTGGTCGGCATCGCAGGCTTTGCCGCAGCCGCCAGCGCCGCACAGAAAGAGCTGGAGGCGGGGCTGTGGGACGAGGTCGCCGCGCGTCGCGACGCGCTGGAGGCGCGGCTGCTGGACATCGCCCCGACCGCGCGGATCGCCGGAAAGAACGCCCGACGCTTGCCGAACACCACTTGCATTCTTACATCAGGGTGGAAGGGCGAGACGCAGGTCATGCAGATGGATCTTGCGGGTTTTGCGGTGTCGGCGGGTTCGGCCTGCTCATCGGGCAAGATCCGGGCCAGCGGGGCGCTGCAGGCGATGGGGTTCAGCGACGGCGAGGCGCAGTCCGCGATCCGCATCTCGATCAGTCCGGCCGTGGGCCGGGACGAGGTGAACCGGTTTGCGGATGCATGGGAAAGCGCGTATTCACGCTGGCGCGACAGGAATGGCCAGGCGGGACGCTTGGCTGCAGGAAGGACACGAGATGACCGAGACCACCGATCTTGA